In Puntigrus tetrazona isolate hp1 chromosome 22, ASM1883169v1, whole genome shotgun sequence, one genomic interval encodes:
- the LOC122327124 gene encoding LOW QUALITY PROTEIN: C2 calcium-dependent domain-containing protein 4C (The sequence of the model RefSeq protein was modified relative to this genomic sequence to represent the inferred CDS: inserted 6 bases in 4 codons), with protein MWVLEKIRDSVETNVLRQGEAGDKGKAPVYSNVLTPDKIPDFFIXPKLVSCPPETDASDVKSKESLKPSTSEQTISNKKISSPRSPRLVSKLAGDTKNLLRAANRHIIQIERADEXSRAGDTNADPQSQTAMSLPYIPKTQTSYGFATLMESPHTRRKESLFHCDHTSPVTSPNTQRKSQGKSSNEGNHLNPPDFSSSHINPYRYFSGGESDTCSSAESSPFSSPLLSRSASLLKIFTHETQAKVAKGKRTFARHSSLSTDECSSAEPSPNVSRRSHCSSLQGGGALDHLHGAXPPTKEHTINMHKGGTVRLCADYDGGTARLRIRIMAAEDLYDPVFDIKSINCCVSLYLNPGKLQKQRSTIIKNSRNPVFNEDFFFDSVTXAQVKNLALKIKVVNKGTSLKRDMLLGEREVALCKLLSGF; from the exons ATGTGGGTTCTGGAGAAGATCCGGGACTCAGTCGAAACAAATGTGCTCCGCCAAGGAGAGGCGGGTGACAAGGGGAAGGCGCCTGTCTATAGCAACGTCCTCACACCCGACAAGATTCCAGATTTCTTCAT CCCTAAGCTGGTAAGCTGCCCACCAGAGACCGACGCTTCTGACGTCAAGTCCAAAGAAAGTCTGAAACCCTCGACCTCGGAGCAAACCATCAGCAACAAGAAGATCAGCAGCCCTCGTAGCCCGCGACTGGTCAGCAAGTTGGCAGGAGACACCAAGAACCTGCTCAGGGCGGCTAACCGCCACATCATTCAGATCGAGCGCGCCGACGA GTCGCGGGCGGGTGACACCAACGCCGACCCTCAATCCCAGACCGCCATGTCGCTTCCTTACATCCCAAAGACTCAGACTTCTTACGGATTTGCCACGTTGATGGAGAGTCCCCACACCCGGCGGAAAGAGTCCCTGTTCCACTGCGACCACACCAGTCCGGTCACGTCACCCAATACCCAACGCAAGTCCCAAGGCAAGAGCAGCAACGAAGGGAATCACCTCAACCCTCCGGACTTCAGCAGCTCTCACATAAACCCCTACCGGTACTTCAGCGGTGGCGAGAGCGACACCTGCTCCTCGGCAGAGTCGTCCCCGTTCAGTTCGCCGCTGCTCTCTCGCTCCGCCTCTTTACTGAAGATCTTTACCCACGAGACACAGGCCAAGGTCGCCAAAGGTAAGCGGACATTTGCCAGGCACAGTTCCTTATCCACAGACGAGTGCAGCTCAGCGGAGCCCAGTCCTAACGTTTCTAGACGGAGCCATTGTTCCTCTTTGCAAGGTGGCGGAGCTCTGGACCACCTTCACGGAG GACCGCCAACAAAAGAGCACACCATCAACATGCACAAAGGAGGCACCGTCCGGCTTTGCGCAGACTACGACGGAGGTACGGCCCGCCTGCGAATCCGCATTATGGCGGCCGAGGACCTGTATGATCCCGTGTTTGACATTAAGAGCATCAACTGTTGCGTGTCGCTCTACCTCAATCCGGGCAAGCTGCAGAAGCAGAGGAGCACGATAATCAAGAACAGCCGCAATCCCGTCTTCAACGAGGACTTCTTTTTTGATTCGGTGA TGGCTCAGGTTAAGAACCTAGCTTTGAAGATCAAGGTTGTGAATAAAGGCACTAGCCTGAAACGAGACATGCTGTTAGGTGAACGGGAGGTCGCTTTGTGCAAGCTCTTGTCTGGATTTTAG